The Aedes aegypti strain LVP_AGWG chromosome 3, AaegL5.0 Primary Assembly, whole genome shotgun sequence genome contains a region encoding:
- the LOC5567211 gene encoding eukaryotic translation initiation factor 2-alpha kinase 1 has product MSFTRKSETTTMDSDEDDESLDQDWDTLQTITKFDGVRSKDELTSLTRASTRLMDNGLQSRIAAKASTPVSLLVESLVQQLCALLEADPERSKELYETICERLHAVNLIDETYSMGEFEMMRSQYQKALYQLVSIARGQNLPVPSLENIWPLQPALGLEWSRYHREFTEMDFIAGGGFGKVFKARNNLDGIVYAVKKITIRSTTIKNVLVHLAEVKTLASLNHINIVPYKAAWLEPLLANGESGSGSNGSGTGISTIDDDDEEDEDDDDNDEEEEDERISNGVSFSYVSGYQSRKRKSTLNDSLKLQDDTDDFSIQFEDSNGDRTDENNQQLAELEDARGSLINLEESQPHVKLKWATLYIQMTLCHLTLREWLDDRNRFPCFEEFYHNFLRCPRRDCTTTANPRNSFCRQTSKLSSGSSSGDSGPLIEPKSSMPSPPQDDKSANHTPQHLDVITDVLQQLLNGLTYIHSRGIVHHDIKPSNIFVSVSDHDKAISIQLGDFGLACPLQSSHTGAGFGTPLYAAPEQLEGKCDPKSDIYSMGIILLELLIPLETDMERADLIKQVRKQQFPKDLDREYVELLKSLLSTRPCRRPDTFALTEAVNCMKLNRDKVISQLKKNLSIQEEEIQALKNTIDEKNRRQEESQEELSLLELRTSESLILKDQELRTKDQEIHRLKELLKSYQEKDTGGDGDGKKQL; this is encoded by the exons ATGTCCTTTACCCGGAAATCGGAAACAACGACGATGGATTCGGACGAGGATGACGAAAGTTTAGACCAGGATTGGGATACCCTCCAGACGATAACAAAATTCGATGGTG TTCGATCCAAGGATGAACTAACGTCGTTAACCCGTGCCTCAACGAGACTGATGGACAATGGCCTCCAAAGTCGTATTGCTGCCAAAGCAAGTACACCGGTATCTTTGCTGGTGGAGAGCTTGGTCCAGCAGCTATGTGCCCTCTTGGAAGCGGATCCGGAACGATCCAAGGAACTCTATGAAACGATCTGCGAGCGACTTCATGCGGTTAATCTGATCGACGAAACCTACTCAATGGGGGAATTTGAGATGATGCGCAGTCAGTACCAGAAAGCACTGTATCAGTTAGTCAGCATTGCCCGAGGACAAAATCTGCCGGTTCCATCCTTGGAGAATATTTGGCCCCTGCAGCCGGCGCTTGGATTGGAATGGTCTCGCTATCACCGAGAATTTACCGAGATGGATTTCATTGCCGGAGGAGGGTTTGGAAAGGTGTTCAAAGCTCGGAACAATCTGGACGGAATTGTGTATGCTGTGAAGAAAATCACAATCAGATCGACCACTATCAAGAACGTTTTGGTGCATCTGGCAGAGGTCAAAACCTTGGCCAGTTTGAACCATATCAACATAGTTCCTTACAAAGCGGCTTGGCTTGAACCGCTTTTGGCAAATGGAGAATCGGGAAGTGGTTCGAATGGTAGTGGAACCGGCATTTCGaccattgatgatgacgatgaggaGGATGAAGATGACGATGATAACgacgaggaagaagaagatgagcGGATTTCTAATGGAGTATCTTTCAGTTACGTTTCTGGATATCAG tcTCGAAAACGAAAATCAACGTTGAACGATTCACTCAAACTACAAGATGACACAGATGACTTCAGCATTCAATTCGAGGACAGCAATGGAGACAGGACAGACGAAAATAATCAACAGTTAGCCGAATTGGAGGACGCTCGAGGAAGTCTCATAAATTTAGAGGAATCACAACCCCACGTGAAGCTGAAATGGGCAACTCTCTACATTCAGATGACTCTTTGTCACCTCACTCTTCGCGAATGGTTGGACGATCGCAATCGTTTCCCTTGCTTCGAAGAGTTTTACCACAATTTCCTACGCTGTCCACGAAGAGATTGCACTACTACTGCCAATCCGAGAAACTCCTTCTGCCGTCAAACATCAAAACTCAGCTCTGGAAGTAGTTCTGGAGATTCTggccctttgattgaacctaAAAGTAGTATGCCAAGTCCTCCACAGGATGATAAATCTGCCAATCACACGCCACAGCACTTGGACGTAATAACGGATGTTCTTCAACAACTGCTCAATGGCCTAACCTACATCCACTCGCGAGGAATCGTCCACCACGACATCAAGCCGAGCAACATTTTCGTTAGCGTCAGTGACCACGACAAAGCGATCTCCATTCAGTTGGGTGATTTTGGCCTAGCCTGTCCCCTCCAGAGCTCCCATACAGGGGCTGGATTTGGGACACCACTCTACGCCGCACCAGAACAACTGGAAGGCAAATGCGATCCGAAGTCGGACATCTATAGCATGGGTATTATACTCTTGGAACTACTTATTCCTTTAGAAACCGATATGGAGCGCGCTGATTTGATCAAGCAGGTTCGCAAACAGCAGTTCCCGAAAGATCTCGACCGGGAATACGTTGAGTTGCTCAAGAGCCTTCTCAGTACCCGTCCCTGTCGCCGTCCCGATACCTTTGCCCTGACGGAAGCCGTCAATTGCATGAAGCTCAACCGGGACAAAGTCATCTCTCAGTTGAAAAAGAACCTTTCCATCCAAGAGGAGGAAATTCAAGCACTCAAGAATACCATCGACGAAAAGAATCGTCGCCAggaggaatcccaggaagaactttCTCTGCTGGAGTTGCGAACAAGCGAATCGCTGATCCTAAAGGACCAAGAGCTGAGAACTAAAGATCAGGAGATTCATCGGCTGAAGGAACTGCTTAAAAGTTATCAGGAAAAGGACACCGGTGGAGATGGCGATGGAAAGAAACAGTTGTGA